A genomic stretch from Helianthus annuus cultivar XRQ/B chromosome 1, HanXRQr2.0-SUNRISE, whole genome shotgun sequence includes:
- the LOC110864770 gene encoding disease resistance protein RGA2-like gives MGDGAASALVKDVLGRLNSVDIQEFGLLWGFNEDVLALKDDFDRIKGVLQDAEEKHSKEKAVGLWLKSLRSASLEVENVLDEISTEALLQRLDKERGIIYSVSAFFSFDHNPLMFQVRIAYKVKAIRTKLDAIASKIFELKLTPLGAISYVDVGVEGQMPDRETSSLIHSSIIVGRTDDMNLVTGKICNKDVGKHDNDEIRVYCIWGMGGVGKTTLAKLVYNHESVNQYFKLKFWKFVSKKFQVKEIIKEIIESIDKRKCGLPQLDMLQESLQSKLKGNKFLIVLDDVWIEDGEKTQWDQLSETLSCGAEGSIVVITTQSQTTCQMITKVPELEHELGCLSEEDSWLLFKKLAFAEGRKGDDISELEPIGREIVEKCEGLPLAVKTLGGLMWSKSSTSDWQRVKDNSIWGLQENNNFPALKLCYDNLLPHVKRCFVYCCLFPKGYNMEKDVLIPLWMSNGLIPPRGEIDLYVLGEEILNCLVWKSFIFKTKELSGARYIIHDLMHDMARHVMGDDCLVIEPHKQVVIPNEALHLSSSSPDFQFSLEDLGKLASLRSIFMFGKMNEGSISQIFNHVYLRVLHLSGIWLKTLPESICKLKYLKYLNLSHSSIEDLPDSIIYLQNLQVLLLFSCQKLRELPESICELKHLKYLNLSHSSIEVLPDSIIYLQNLQVLLLDSSHLGKLPEGLRHMKNLKCLDINHCYSLLQLPIGINELTSLRILSMFPVDKKGAAKIGELGNLNLLEGELEILLLENVGGLSEAKSANLKSKRNMQVLMLRWSGIRHWDTRGNMRIAHDEEVLEGLEPNMSLKELKIHFYMGKTICPSWMEGLRNLVEISFYYCKNCEHIPSIGRLPNLRVIHLSIMDSLKCFYDNEENMLADTSNMFQCLQKLDIYNCPNLVSLPSNLPKLEALRLVECDKLLSLPEEIQSFKDLNKLVIISCKLLSKRCEKEIGVDWPKISHIPHIRTDSPSYI, from the exons ATGGGAGATGGAGCAGCTTCGGCCCTTGTGAAGGATGTGTTGGGGAGACTGAATTCTGTTGATATCCAAGAGTTCGGTCTACTTTGGGGGTTCAATGAGGATGTTTTGGCTCTCAAGGACGATTTCGATCGGATCAAAGGTGTTCTTCAAGATGCAGAAGAGAAACACAGCAAGGAGAAGGCTGTAGGGTTATGGCTCAAGAGTCTCAGATCAGCATCCTTGGAGGTAGAAAATGTGTTGGACGAGATCTCGACTGAAGCTTTGCTACAACGTCTAGACAAAGAAAGAGGCATCATATATAGTGTAAGCGCCTTTTTCTCATTTGATCATAATCCACTTATGTTCCAAGTTAGGATTGCTTACAAAGTTAAAGCCATAAGAACAAAATTGGATGCCATTGCATCTAAGATATTTGAGTTAAAGTTGACCCCTTTAGGTGCCATAAGTTATGTAGATGTGGGAGTTGAAGGTCAGATGCCAGATAGGGAAACCAGCTCGCTTATACATTCTTCAATTATCGTTGGAAGAACTGATGATATGAATTTGGTAACTGGCAAGATATGTAACAAAGATGTAGGAAAACATGATAATGATGAGATTCGGGTGTATTGTATATGGGGTATGGGAGGTGTTGGAAAGACTACTCTAGCTAAACTAGTCTATAACCATGAAAGCGTGAATCAATATTTCAAGTTAAAATTTTGGAAATTTGTCTCAAAAAAGTTCCAGGTTAAAGagataataaaagaaatcattgAATCCATAGATAAACGTAAGTGTGGACTTCCACAGCTAGATATGTTGCAAGAGTCTCTTCAGAGCAAGTTAAAGGGAAATAAATTTTTAATTGTACTAGATGATGTTTGGATAGAAGACGGTGAAAAGACCCAGTGGGATCAATTAAGTGAAACATTAAGTTGTGGGGCAGAAGGGAGCATTGTTGTGATCACAACACAATCCCAGACAACTTGTCAAATGATAACTAAGGTCCCCGAGTTAGAACATGAATTGGGATGTTTATCGGAGGAGGACTCGTGGTTATTATTCAAAAAGCTTGCATTTGCAGAAGGAAGAAAGGGGGATGACATAAGCGAGCTAGAGCCTATTGGAAGGGAAATAGTTGAGAAATGTGAAGGACTGCCTTTGGCGGTGAAGACTTTGGGTGGCTTAATGTGGTCGAAAAGTAGTACAAGCGATTGGCAACGTGTGAAAGACAATAGCATATGGGGGTTGCAAGAAAATAACAACTTCCCTGCTTTGAAGTTATGCTATGATAACTTGCTCCCACATGTAAAGAGATGCTTTGTTTATTGTTGTTTGTTTCCTAAAGGCTACAATATGGAAAAGGATGTATTGATTCCATTGTGGATGTCAAATGGTCTTATTCCACCTAGAGGAGAAATAGACTTATATGTGCTTGGGGAAGAAATTCTTAATTGTTTGGTTTGGAAGTCCTTCATTTTTAAGACCAAGGAATTATCGGGTGCTAGATATATAATTCATGATCTTATGCACGACATGGCAAGACATGTGATGGGAGATGATTGTTTAGTTATAGAGCCACACAAACAGGTTGTAATCCCAAATGAAGCCCTTCATTTGAGTTCCTCAAGTCCAGATTTTCAGTTTTCACTCGAGGATCTAGGGAAGTTAGCATCGTTAAGGTCAATATTCATGTTCGGGAAGATGAATGAAGGTAGCATTAGCCAAATTTTCAACCACGTCTATCTGAGGGTATTACACTTGTCTGGTATTTGGTTAAAGACATTGCCTGAATCAATTTGCAAACTCAAATATCTGAAATACTTGAATTTATCACATTCAAGTATAGAAGATTTACCCGACTCAATTATTTATCTCCAAAACTTGCAAGTGTTGCTTTTGTTTTCTTGTCAGAAACTACGTGAATTGCCTGAATCAATTTGTGAACTCAAACATTTGAAATACTTGAATTTATCACATTCAAGTATAGAAGTATTACCCGATTCAATAATATATCTACAAAACTTGCAAGTGTTGCTTTTGGATTCTTCTCATTTGGGTAAATTACCTGAAGGCCTAAGACACATGAAGAATCTTAAATGTTTGGACATTAATCATTGTTATTCACTATTGCAATTACCAATAGGAATAAATGAACTAACTAGTCTCCGAATACTTTCGATGTTTCCTGTTGATAAAAAAGGTGCGGCCAAAATAGGGGAGTTGGGGAATTTAAATCTTCTCGAGGGAGAATTGGAGATACTATTACTTGAGAATGTTGGAGGTTTAAGTGAGGCCAAGAGTGCCAATCTCAAATCCAAAAGAAACATGCAGGTTTTGATGTTACGTTGGTCGGGTATTCGTCATTGGGATACTAGAGGAAATATGAGAATTGCACATGATGAAGAGGTTCTCGAGGGATTAGAGCCAAATATGAGTCTCAAGGAATTGAAAATACATTTTTACATGGGAAAAACTATTTGCCCAAGTTGGATGGAAGGTTTAAGAAATTTGGTTGAAATTAGTTTTTATTATTGTAAGAACTGTGAGCATATTCCATCAATAGGGAGATTACCCAATCTTAGGGTAATTCACTTGTCGATAATGGATTCTCTGAAGTGTTTCTATGATAATGAGGAAAACATGTTAGCAGACACCAGCAATATGTTTCAGTGTTTACAAAAACTAGACATTTACAACTGTCCCAATTTGGTTTCCTTGCCAAGTAACCTTCCAAAACTCGAGGCGTTAAGATTAGTTGAGTGTGACAAATTACTTTCTCTGCCGGAGGAGATTCAAAGTTTTAAGGATCTGAATAAACTTGTGATAATCAGTTGTAAACTTCTAAGTAAAAGGTGTGAAAAGGAGATCGGTGTAGATTGGCCTAAAATTTCTCACATTCCGCATATCAGAACTGACTCTCCAAG TTACATTTGA